From the genome of Bactrocera oleae isolate idBacOlea1 chromosome 2, idBacOlea1, whole genome shotgun sequence, one region includes:
- the LOC106614819 gene encoding odorant receptor 43b, whose protein sequence is MGKLIDLLYGRGAMKYETNESFQLLFKCWSLVGVKPLKPYRFGRLLHIGVCWFLLLLCPLTFSMGYLQTLKTEPIALQLSLLQTAFNAIGVPVKTIAIVIMRTHFRKVEQIFVRLDERYQSVSSRQQIKKCVVLSTRIFTTVGFVFHFYGSITYLQAFFTNSYPLHTWLPFIDSISQPTIRYWTHFIFEVFHIVFILTVQITLDSFPAIYIRNLRTHLILLTERVSHLGENPEFTEKQNYDELVDCIVTHQQLLEAKNIIGSVCSITIFIQFIVVAIALCISLLNFFVFADSVQQAVTLIYYLGVILQIMPTCYQASMIEDDSAKLPDAIFHCNWLAMDKHSRKLIIYFLHRAQVDITFVALKLFKINLTTNLSIVKFGFTLYTFMSNMGIGQNLKELLE, encoded by the exons ATGGGCAAACTCATCGATTTGTTATATGGACGTGGCGCTATGAAGTATGAGACCAATGAATCATTCcagcttttatttaaatgttggtCACTTGTTGGTGTTAAGCCGTTAAAACCGTATCGATTTGGTCGTTTGCTGCACATCGGCGTCTGCTGGTTTTTACTTCTCCTGTGTCCGCTTACCTTCTCCATGGGTTACCTGCAGACTTTAAAAACTGAGCCTATAGCGCTCCAACTAAGTCTTTTGCAAACAGCATTCAATGCCATAGGCGTGCCCGTCAAGACCATTGCCATTGTAATAATGAGAACGCATTTTCGCAAAGTCGAACAGATCTTTGTTCGTTTGGACGAACGCTACCAGAGCGTCTCCAGTCGTCAGcagataaaaaaatgtgttgttCTCAGCACACGTATATTCACCACCGTcggatttgtatttcatttttatggCAGCATCACATATCTTCAAGCGTTTTTCACAAATAGTTATCCACTGCATACATGGTTGCCATTCATCGATTCTATATCTCAGCCAACCATAAGATATTGGacgcattttattttcgaagttTTTCACATAGTCTTCATACTGACAGTGCAAATCACATTGGATTCATTCCCGGCAATTTATATACGAAACTTACGCACACACTTAATTCTGTTGACGGAACGCGTTAGTCATTTGGGCGAGAATCCAGAATTTACTGAAAAACAGAACTATGACGAATTGGTGGATTGTATTGTTACCCATCAGCAATTGTTAGA GGCAAAAAATATCATAGGATCCGTCTGCTCGAtaacaatatttattcaattcattGTTGTTGCCATAGCTCTCTGCATTTCTTTGCTAAATTTTTTCGTATTTGCCGATTCGGTTCAACAAGCGGTcacattaatatattatttaggcGTTATATTGCAGATCATGCCTACATGCTATCAAGCATCGATGATAGAAGACGATAGCGCCAAGTTGCCTGACGCCATTTTCCATTGCAATTGGTTGGCCATGGACAAGCACTCCCGCAAGCTCATCATCTATTTCTTGCATCGTGCGCAAGTGGACATAACCTTCGTGGCACTCAAACTATTCAAAATCAATCTGACAACTAACTTGTCG ATTGTGAAATTTGGTTTTACATTGTACACATTTATGAGCAACATGGGCATTGGGCAGAATTTGAAGGAGTTGTTGGAATAA